The following proteins are encoded in a genomic region of Brachypodium distachyon strain Bd21 chromosome 1, Brachypodium_distachyon_v3.0, whole genome shotgun sequence:
- the LOC100843917 gene encoding probable protein S-acyltransferase 12 produces the protein MECFRRVNPFRACAGLRVLGYLMLALVAAIVAVSYYAVVVYAWGPLLLGGGGGSVAAAAIVLAAFHLLLIMMLWCYLMVVFTDPGAVPENWRHAAEEDDMDESNTRTISNDVATDIVNPPLFTSEGQGNASRYCSRCQNGKPPRCHHCSICDRCVLKMDHHCVWVVNCVGARNYKYFLLFLVYTFLETVLDTLVLLPSFITFFRDESRRSSSASDVAILFLAFVLNLAFALSLLIFIGMHTSLVASNTTSIEVYERKKTVSWQYDLGWRKNLEQVFGTKKLFWFLPVHSSEDLHNIPALQGLGFPARPGAVV, from the exons ATGGAGTGCTTCCGCCGCGTGAACCCGTTCCGCGCTTGCGCGGGGCTGCGGGTCCTGGGGTACCTCATGCtggcgctcgtcgccgccatcgtcgccgTCTCCTACTACGCCGTCGTCGTCTACGCCTGGGGCCCGCTTCTcctaggcggcggcggcggctccgttGCTGCGGCCGCTATCGTTCTCGCCGCCTTCCACCTGCTC CTAATAATGATGCTGTGGTGCTACTTGATGGTTGTTTTCACTGATCCTGGAGCGGTACCAGAAAACTGGAGACATGCTGCAGAAgaggatgatatggatgaGAGCAACACTAGGACCATATCAAATGATGTTGCTACAGATATTGTGAATCCTCCATTGTTCACGTCAGAGGGGCAAggaaatgcgtctagatattGCTCTCGTTGTCAAAATGGCAAACCTCCACGTTGCCATCATTGTTCTATCT GTGACAGATGTGTGCTTAAAATGGATCATCACTGTGTTTGGGTAGTAAACTGTGTCGGAGCAAGGAACTACAAgtactttcttcttttcctg GTGTATACTTTCCTTGAGACTGTGCTGGATACATTAGTACTACTTCCAAGCTTTATTACCTTCTTCCGAGATGAAAGTAGGCGTTCCAGCTCAGCCAGCGATGTTGCCATTCTATTTCTTGCTTTCG TTCTTAATTTGGCATTTGCGTTGAGCCTCCTCATTTTCATAGGCATGCACACATCTCTTGTTGCGAGTAATACAACATCTATAGAG GTATATGAGCGAAAGAAAACAGTCTCATGGCAATATGACCTAGGATGGAGAAAAAACTTGGAGcag GTTTTTGGCACCAAAAAGTTGTTCTGGTTTCTTCCTGTTCACTCCAGCGAGGATCTGCACAACATACCTGCACTTCAAGGTCTTGGATTCCCGGCTCGTCCTGGTGCAGTGGTATAA
- the LOC100836843 gene encoding uncharacterized protein LOC100836843 → MGMSGAASGGGAGGGGRGEYMRIPEDVDAIKEAAKEEGDCPRLLRCRAIRWWAKVAVLAIFLAGGAAAAVVFLGPLVIKKVVVPLIDWQSTTFSRPVIALICFGAIALFPSVLLPSSPFMWIAGMTFGYGYGFLIITTAMSIGMSLPFFIGSAFHSRIHRWLEKWPKKAAFVRLAGEGDWFHQFRAVALLRISPFPYLVFNYASVATNVKYCPYIAGSMAGTIHETFLAIYSGKLVQSLAAATSQGSFLSVDQIIYNGIGFSVAAVSTAAITIYAKKALQKLQAEDELV, encoded by the exons ATGGGGATGTCGGGGGCCGCCagtggcggaggagccggGGGTGGTGGGCGCGGTGAGTACATGAGGATCCCGGAGGATGTGGACGCGATCAAggaggcggccaaggaggaAGGGGACTGCCCGAGGCTGCTCCGGTGCCGCGCGATCCGCTGGTGGGCCAAGGTCGCCGTGCTCGCGatcttcctcgccggcggcgccgccgctgccgtcgtgTTCCTGGGGCCCCTCGTCATCAAGAAG GTGGTTGTGCCATTAATTGATTGGCAATCAACAACTTTCAGCCGACCAGTTATTGCTCTAATATGCTTTGGTGCAATCGCTTTATTCCCAAGTGTTTTGCTACCTTCTTCTCCCTTCATGTGGATTGCGGGGATGACCTTTGGATATGGTTATGGCTTTTTGATAATCACAACAGCGATGAGCATAGGCATGTCATTGCCATTTTTTATAGGATCTGCATTTCATTCGAGAATACAC AGATGGTTGGAGAAGTGGCCGAAGAAAGCAGCCTTTGTTAGGCTTGCTGGTGAAGGAGATTGGTTCCATCAATTTAGGGCAGTTGCTTTACTTAGGATTTCTCCGTTTCCATATCTAGTTTTTAACTATGCTTCCGTGGCTACAAATGTCAAGTATTGTCCATATATAGCTGGCTCAATGGCAGGAACCATTCATGAAACCTTCCTTGCAATATACAG TGGGAAGCTTGTTCAAAGCttggctgcggcaactagccAAGGGTCTTTTTTGTCAGTGGATCAGATCATCTACAATGGGATCGGCTTTTCAGTTGCTGCTGTTTCCACTGCTGCAATAACTATTTATGCAAAGAAGGCGCTTCAAAAACTGCAAGCTGAGGATGAGCTGGTTTAA
- the LOC100837152 gene encoding growth-regulating factor 11, giving the protein MEAEGEAKDTNHVGGSGGGENTLEAAEEVLHEAGGHESSQEPEGEGEEEENKDREGKYDDAGKEDNGCKEIVLVEDPVLVEDPEEAAATAALQEEMRVLVASVPEGAGALFTAIQLQELEQQSRVYQYMAARVPVPTHLVFPIWKSVTGASSEGAQNYPTLMGLATLCLDFGKSPELEPGRCRRTDGKKWRCWRKTIPNEKYCERHMHRGRKRPVRLVVEDDEPDSASTSSSGKVAEGGKKTDDKSSSSKKPAVAAPATVEST; this is encoded by the exons AtggaggcggagggggaggccAAGGATACCAATCACGtgggaggcagcggcggcggcgagaacaccctggaggcggcggaggaagtgTTGCATGAGGCGGGAGGACATGAATCCAGCCAAGAACcggagggagagggggaggaggaggaaaacaAAGATCGAGAGGGCAAGTACGACGACGCGGGAAAGGAAGACAACGGGTGTAAAGAAATTGTCCTGGTTGAGGACCCTGTCCTGGTCGAGGATCCAGAAGAAG CCGCAGCAACTGCAGCACTTCAGGAAGAAATGAGAGTGCTTGTGGCGTCTGTCCCCGAAGGTGCTGGGGCGTTGTTTACAGCGATACAGCTGCAGGAGCTTGAACAGCAGTCTCGGGTCTACCAGTATATGGCTGCCCGTGTGCCTGTGCCTACCCATCTTGTTTTCCCCATCTGGAAGAGTGTTACTGGTGCATCCTCTGAAGGCGCCCAAAATTACCCTACTT TGATGGGATTGGCAACACTCTGCTTGGACTTCGGGAAGAGCCCAGAACTGGAACCAGGGAGGTGCCGGCGAACAGATGGAAAAAAGTGGCGGTGCTGGAGAAAAACTATCCCAAACGAGAAATACTGTGAACGCCATATGCACCGTGGTCGCAAGCGTCCAGTACGGCTTGTTGTCGAGGATGATGAGCCTGATTCTGCATCAACATCGTCATCTGGCAAGGTCGCCGAAGGTGGCAAGAAGACTGACGACAAGAGCTCGAGTAGCAAGAAGCCTGCAGTTGCGGCACCAGCTACTGTGGAGTCTACATAA